The following nucleotide sequence is from Brachyspira suanatina.
ATTCTTTATAATTAATTACTTTTATCATAAAACTTCCTTATAAAACTTCTTCTATATTTTTCACTATAGTTTTTATTAAATCATTTTTAAACTTATAGCTTACTTTATTAACTATTAATCTTGCACTTATATAGTCAATAATTTCTTTTATAACTGTGAGATTATTTTCTCTTAAAGTGCTTCCTGTTTCTACTATATCAACAATCACATCAGAAAGATTAAGTATAGGAGCTAACTCAATAGAGCCGTTCAATTTTATTATTTCAACATCTCGGTTAATAGAATTAAAATAATTTTTTGATATATTAACATACTTTGTAGCAACTCTTAATCTTCTTTCAATATCTTCTTTATATCCATTTACAGAAGCCATACAAACTCTGCATTTTCCGAATTTTAAATCAAGAAGTTCGTATACATCATGATTATTTTCAAGAAGTATATCTTTTCCCACAATACCTATATCAGCAACACCTTTCTCAACATATATTCCAACATCAGAAGGCTTTACTATTAGATATCTCACATTTTTATCTTTATTTTCAAATACTAATTTTCTATTATCTTCTAATAGTTCTTTATTCTCATAACCTATTTTTTCAAATAGAGTATATACTTTATTTACTAATCTTCCTTTTGGTAATGCTATATTAATCATAATCTGTATTCTTTGATATATTTTAAATTTTGGAAAATATTATAATATTAATAAGACATTTTTTCAAATAGTAATATTTAAAAAGTTTCAAATATTTGTTTTATATTATAAAAAACAAATAATGTGAAATAAAGTATTAATATATTGTTTGTAAAATAGTATACTGTATAAAGAATTTTGTATCAATAACTTTTATTAGTATCTTATTATAAATAATGTGTAAAAAATACTTAATAAAAATAATATTTGTTGATATTTTCTTGACAATAATAACATGATTTATATACTTTAAATTAGGAGTGCAGTATATGTCAAATAAAAAAACTAAAAAATTACAAAATTTACCGGTTATCTTGACCGAACATAAATTAGATGATGGAACAGTTGTAAAAGTTAATCCTACAGTTACAAGAATAGTATTGTTTGATAGTGATAAACGCTAATAGATAATTATGCATTATTAGTTAAATATCATTTTCAAATTTCTCTATTTGTATTTATATTCTGTATTGTAGTTATTAGTGTGTGTATCTGTTCTTTTTGTTATCGCTAATAGAAATTTCTCATTCATAAACAACTGTCATTTTTACAAATATTAGTCATTTGCAATTTTTATAAACTAACAAAATTATCGTTTTCAAATATGTATTTTTCTCTGTAGCTATAATCTGTATTATAATCATCGCTGTATATATCAGTTCTTACTTTCTTATTCTCTTTTATAAAACTTTGTACTTTGCTTAATAAAATTTTTTATATTATTGCTAATAAAAATTGCTCATTTATAATCCATGCCATTTTTACAAATATTAGTCATTTGCAATTTTTATAAACTAACAAAATTATCGTTTTCAAATATGTATTTTTCTCTGTAGCTATAATCTGTATTATAATCATCGCTGTATATATCAGTTCTTACTTTCTTATTCTCTTTTATAAAACTTTGTACTTTGCTTAATAAAATTTTTTATATTATTGCTAATAAAAATTGCTCATTTATAATCCATGCCATTTTTACAAATGTCAGGCATTCGCAATTTTTATGAATTAATTAAATCATCATTCTCAAATATGTATTTTTCTCTGTAGCTATAATCTGTATTATAATCATCGCTGTATATATCAGTTCTTACTTTCTTATTCTCTTTTATAAAACTTTGTACTTTGCTTAATAAAATTTTTTCATCGCCGCTTTTATATAGTATAAGTATATCAAAATCATATTCATTTTTAGCTATGTCGTTTGTGTATAGCTTGTCCATATAAACAGCGAAACCTATTGCATTCTTTTTGTTTTTTTCATTTTGAGTATGGGCATTAAATTTTGCAAGAAGTTTATCATATCTTCCGCCTGATAATACAGCATCATTATTGCCTTTTATATATCCTTTAAAAATTATTCCGTTATAATAACCAAGTTTGCTTTCTATTGAGAAATCAAGTAAAATTTTATCAAAGTTATTATAGTTTTCAAATACAGCTGATAGGCTTTTTAATTCATCGTATGCTTTTTGCATTTTGTCATTTATTATTATGCTTTCTATTTTTTTTAATATTTCTTTATAGTTTCCGCATAAGTCTATTAATGATATTATATTGTTTTTGTATTTATCATCTATATTATTAGATATTAATGTTTTTTCTAAATCATGTTTATTTTTGCTGTATATGAAATTAAGTATTTCTAGTTTTTTATCTTCATCTAAATTAAGTTCATCTATCAAAGAAAACATAAAATCTATACTTGATATTTCTAATATATATTCATCATTTATAGATTTTAAACTATCTACTGCCATACTTATTATTTCTAAATTTGAATATGTGCTTAGAGTTCCTATTATTTCTACTCCTACCTGTTGTATTTCTTCATATTCATTTGAAACGCTGTCTATTTTATAAATATCCTCTATATAATAAATTTTGTTTGTATATTTATTATTATCTTTCAAAACTTTTTTAACTATTGATAATGTAACATCCGGTCTTAATGACTGTAAATTTCCATTTAAATTCATGAATGTTAATATATGTTCTGTTTGAAGAAAATCTTTATAATTGTTATATAAATTATAATCTTCAAATTTACTTAATTTGATTTTTTTGTATCCGTATTGTTCATATATTTTTGTTAATTTAGAAACTATATTATTTTCACTCATAATTTTATTCTTCTCTATTATCTATTTTCATTTTGAATATATATTATAATCTAAAAAATAAAAATTACCATATAAAGTAATTAAAAGATTTATATTTTTAAGCATTAATTTGAAATAAGTATAAAAAAAGTATATTATTATTTATAAATTTAATTAAAGGTGTGTTAATGAAAACTCCAGAAGAATTAATAAAAAAATTAATGAAAAATCAAATGGATTATAATATATTTATAAAATTTAATTCAAAAACAGCTTTAGAAAAAACATCTCTCACTAATTTGATAAGAAAAGCTATAAGCAGCGGATATATAGAAAAAACAGCAGGTAATTTACTTCGTGTAACAAAAGAGGGAAGACAATATATTAATAAATTAGAAGGTAAAGAGGAAGCTCCTAAAACTGTAAAATCTGTAAGGGTGAATGTTGATCCTAAAGATGCTAAATCAGATTCTAAGATCATAGCTAAATCTTATAATATAAAATTGGATTTCAGCGAAGAGCTTTTAAAATTGGCTGAAGAAATTAATAATAAAGCTGATTTCACAAATATAGAAGATGACAGAGTTGATTTAAGAAATTTAAAAACAATAACTATAGACAGTGAAAGTTCAAAAGATTTGGACGATGCTTTCAGTATAGAAAAAACTGATAATTATAAAGTGTATGTTCATATTTCTGATGTAAGCCATTTTATAGAGCTTGATTCTCCATTAGATTTAGAGGCTAGGGCAAGAGGAAATTCTACTTATTTGATTGATACAGTTTATAATATGTTTCCTGAAGTTTTGTCTAATAATATAATTTCTTTAAATGAGAATGAAGATAGATTTTCTATTACTTTTATTTTTGATATAAATAATGAAGGTGAAATATTATCTTCATCTGTTTGTAAAAGCGTTATAAGATCAGACAGAAAATTATCTTATGATTATGCTGAGAAGCTTATAAAAAAAGAAGAAAGTGATGAGGATTGGATTTTAGAGCTTATTGATAATGGTTTAAATATAAAAAATATTTTGTATAAAAAAAGAAAAGAGGGCAGGGGAGTAGAGTTTGAAAATCAGGATATAAAAATAGTTCTCAATGATGAAGGTATGCCTATAGAGTTTTATGCAGAAGAGAAAAAAGAATCTATGGCTATAATAGAAGAATTAATGCTTCTTGCTAATAGTCAAATAGCTGAGAAGTTATCTAATTATGACGGCGTTATATTCCGCTATCATGGACTTCCTGATGAATACAGATTCAATAATTTTAAAATACTTGCCCATACTAAAGGTTATAATTTAAAAGAAAATCCTGATAAAACTTATGATATAAAAGGATTCATTGATAATGTTAAAGGAAAACCTGAAGAAAATTTGCTTATACCTGTACTTCTTCGTTCTATGACTCCTTCATCTTACAGTATAGTTAATAAGAGCCATTTTGGTTTGGGACTTGATTATTATACTTATTTCACTTCGCCTATAAGAAGATATGCAGATTTACTCATTCATAGAATAGTTAAAGATACTATTTTATCTAATAAAGATGTGATAAATGAAAAGTTAAAAAATATATGTAAGGATTCTATTGAAAGTTTATCTCTGCTTGATAAAACTTCAAAGAAGGCTGAAAAATATCTCATTCAAATAAAAGCAGCAAGATATATGAAAGACAGACTCGGTGATGAGTATTATGGAGCGGTTAGTTCTATCACTCCAAAGGGAATATATGTTGAAATAGAAGGTTTGGAAATAGAAGGCTTTATTGAGGCTACTTATGTTGGTTCTAATTATAGATTTTATCAGGATATGCAAAGCGTATATGTTGATAAAGTAAAGGCTTATGAGTTAGGTGATAGAGTAAAAGTTTTGGTTGCCAGCTCTAATGTGGAAAATGGAAAAATATTTTTCTCTTTATAATAAATAGTATAGACATTAATAAAATGATAACTAATTTTTATTTATATAGAGTTAGTTATCATTTTTTATTGAGTTCATTATATCAGATAAGCAGCTTTCTAATTTTTTATCATCTATAAATTTTGAATCTATTTTTATATCATTCTCTTTTATAATGAAATACTGCATTCCAGCCTTATTAATTAACAGCTCTTTTATCATATCATTGTTTTTTATTCTTTCTTTCATATCTTCAGTATTACCGAAATGTCCCGCTCCGTCATATTCTATTACGGCAATAGGCTCATTTATTTTATTTCCTTTTTTGTATGTTATTAAAAAATCGCAGTAAAAATCTCTGAAGCTTTTCCATACATAAGTATCTTCTTCAGCATCTAAAAATGCTTTGAATGATACCTGCTTATAAATATTATAATCTTTAAATATGTTAAGCATAGAATAAAAAATCTTTGTTTCTTCTATGTTCATGATTTTTTTTATTGATATATTGCCTGTTTCCATGTTTGATAATCTTTGTTCTGTTATATCCTGTATTCTTTCTGCTTCTGTTTTTTTATGTCTTTTATAATATTTATTTCTTCTATAGTACCCTTGTTTATAATTGGATTTAGATAATAAAAATAATATTGAAAATAATATAAGTACTAATACAATAATAGCCATATACTTTCCTTTAATTTTGTTTTATTTGATTAGATAAAATGTTATTAATATCATTAAGAAATGAGTTTAATTTCTCTTCATCTATTAATCCGGATTTCATTTTTATTTCATAGTCTTTTATTATAAAATATTTAAGTCCTATTTTATTAAAAAGTTTTTCTCTTACATAATCATTATTTTCTACTTTCTTTTTTTGATTTTCAGTATCTCCGAAATGTCCTCCTCCATGATATTCTATAACAGCAACAGGTTCATTTATTTTACTTCCTCTCTTGTATGTTACTAAAAAATCACAGTAAAAATCTCTGAAAGTTTTCCAAGTTTCAGTATCTTCTTCGCCTTTTAAAAATGCTCTGAATGATACTTGAGGATTGATATTGTAATTATTAAGTATTTTCACCATAGAATAAAAGATTTTATTTTCTTCTATATTCATAATTTTTTTTGTTTTTATATTTCCGCTTTCTATGTATTTTAATCTTTGATCTGTTATTTTATTGAATATGTATTTATCATTACTATTTACTTGATTATTATCATCTTTTTTGTAATTTGTATCTTTTTGTTTTTTAGACAAGAATATCAAAAATAAAATGATAATTGATAAAATAGAAACTGCCATTGCTATTTCAATCATATAAAACTCCTATATATTAATTATATGCATATATTAGAGTTATTCAATGATATATAGTTGTTATAATTTGACTAAAATATAATTATAGTTCATTTTTTAGAATTGAATCTATTTCTTCTTTGGTGAGATTTGTAAAAGAGCCTTCTTTAAGATCGCCCAATAAAATACCGGATATTCTAAGCCTTTTAAGTATTATAACTTCAAAACCTATTGTCTGACACATTCTTCTTATCTGTCTATTTTTGCCTTCTGTTAGTATTATATGAAAAGAATTTTTATTAACTCTTTTTACTTTAGCAGGCTTAAGTTTTTGTCCGTCTAATGAAATACCATATTCTAATTTTTTTAAAGCTCCGTCAGGCACGCTGTCATTTACTTTTACATAGTACTCTTTTTCGCAGTTTGTATTTTCGCCTATTATCTGTTTAGCAAATACTCCGTCATTAGTAAGAAGTATAAGTCCGCTGCTGTCTTTATCCAATCTTCCCACAGGATATATATTATCAAAATCATTTTTTATGAGATTGTATATAGGTTTTCCTTCGTTTTTATTTGATGATACAACATAACCTCTAGGCTTATTTAATTTTATATATATTTTATCTTCTTTATATTGTTCTATACTGCACTCTACTTTATCGTTTTCATCAACTTGAGTAGCCGGATTAGTATTCACTATTCCATTAACTTTAACTTTTCCGTTTTGAATAAGTCTGTCAGCTTCTCTTCTGCTAGCCAAATTTAAAGATGCTATATATTTATTTAATCTCATTTATCCGTCTTTTTCTAATAAATTTTGCTTACATATTAACATAATATAATTTTTAATCAAATTTTAATAATATTGACTAAAATTATATAGTTATGATATCGATATAATATATTAGAATTTTATATTTTATAGTTGACAATTTTTGTTGATTATAATATAATTGTGCTAAGTTATTGGATATAATTGCTTAGCTATAAATATTAAGGAGAGTGCGCTATGAAATTCTATAGAAGTACGAGAGATTTTTCTCGCTACCTCATAATCATTTGTCTATTCATAAGCATATGTTCATTTGCTGTTTATGGACAAACTTCTAGTGTTTACATGGAAACTAGATTGCTTTACAACTTTGAAACATTAGACGAATGGCAACCAATATCAAATGCTAGCCGTTTTATGTTTAGAGGTGATAGAACAAATGAAAATGGTGTTGTAATGAAATATCCTAACATGAGATTGTTCGCTACAAAACCATATGGTATGGGTAACCAAAGTTATAATTCAACTAATTCATTATCAGTAAGTGTTTCTTTTTTCAGAAAATCTTATAACTTCTTTGACTTAGTTCCAACAGTACAAAAAATCATACCAGGTAAAGCTCAAACTTTCGACGTTTGGGTATGGGGTGGTAATTATGACTATACTATGGAAATGATATTTGAAGATTATCGTGGTTATACTTATACATTACCTTTGGGATCTATAAGATATATAGGTTGGAGAAATATGAGTACAGCAGTACCATCTTTCATTCCTCAAGAAGAGCCTTATGTTCCTAGAGCTAAAGGTTTAAGATTTATGAATTTCCGTTTCTGGTCATCACCAGAGGAAAGAGCTGATAACTTTGTAGTTTTATTGGATTACTTCCAAACAGTAACAGATACATTCAGAGAAGCTTATGACGGTTCTGATATTGAAACTACATTAGGTCAGGAAGTTGGTGGAAGATCTTCTGAACAATATACAGAAGGCGGAGCTAAAGTAGTAGGTGAAGACGGCGGTAATGCTGGAACTACTACAGAACAGCCACAAGAAGCGCAACAATAATGTATAAGTAAGGAGAAGAATGAATATGAAAAGATTAAGTATCTTGATAACAATGTTAATTCTAACTGTTGCATTCTTGTTGTTTGCCCAAGATGCGGCTCAAACAGGTGAGCAAACTACTCAAAATCAGGGTGAAAATGGTAATAACTTTGTAACTGAGGCTATCACTAATTACTTAATAGATGATTTTGAATTTGCTAATACTTGGCAAGCTTCTATGCCTAGAGATTATGGTGTAGTTAGTATTATTCGTCGTGAAGGCGGTCCAGCTGATGTTGTAGCTGAAGGTGCTGAAAATAATAAATATATTTTAGGTGCTAAAGTAGAGTACTTCAGAACAGGTTATCCTTGGTTCTCTGTTACTCCTCCTAGACCTGTTAAAATACCTGGTTATACTAAAGAACTTAGTGTTTGGGTAGCAGGACGTAACCATAATAACAAAATGAGTTTCTACATTTACGATGTAAATGGTAAACCTCAATCTGTTGGTAATGAAGCTCTTAACTTTATGGGTTGGAAAAACATTACTGTACAAGTTCCTGCTAATGTAAGACAAGAAGAATTCAGAGGTCAAGTTGAACAAGGTATTAGCTTTATGGGTATACATGTTAAAGTTGATCCTAAAGATTCTTATGGTAAATACTATATCTATTTCGACCAATTAATGGCTAAAACAGATATGTACTTAGAAACTTATAGAGAAGAAGATGACCCATTAGATACTTGGTAATAATAACCAGTTGAAATGAATATTAAAGGTGAAGTATTATTAATTAGTACTTCACCTTTTTTATTATTTAAATTTTATAAATAACTTGAAATTAATATAAATTTATATTAAACTAATAAAATATTTTATTTAAAAGAGAGTTTTTATGTCTAATATAAATTTACTGCTTCTTATTGGATTTATATTACTGGCTGTATATTCTATAACAACTAGAATTGTAAATAGTAGAGCAAATAAAGATAAAAAAGAAAATGATAATAATTATGAAGAAGATAATGATTCAAAAGAATAAAATATAAAAGGTATAAAATGAGTGAATTACTTA
It contains:
- a CDS encoding DUF2726 domain-containing protein — encoded protein: MIEIAMAVSILSIIILFLIFLSKKQKDTNYKKDDNNQVNSNDKYIFNKITDQRLKYIESGNIKTKKIMNIEENKIFYSMVKILNNYNINPQVSFRAFLKGEEDTETWKTFRDFYCDFLVTYKRGSKINEPVAVIEYHGGGHFGDTENQKKKVENNDYVREKLFNKIGLKYFIIKDYEIKMKSGLIDEEKLNSFLNDINNILSNQIKQN
- a CDS encoding RNB domain-containing ribonuclease translates to MKTPEELIKKLMKNQMDYNIFIKFNSKTALEKTSLTNLIRKAISSGYIEKTAGNLLRVTKEGRQYINKLEGKEEAPKTVKSVRVNVDPKDAKSDSKIIAKSYNIKLDFSEELLKLAEEINNKADFTNIEDDRVDLRNLKTITIDSESSKDLDDAFSIEKTDNYKVYVHISDVSHFIELDSPLDLEARARGNSTYLIDTVYNMFPEVLSNNIISLNENEDRFSITFIFDINNEGEILSSSVCKSVIRSDRKLSYDYAEKLIKKEESDEDWILELIDNGLNIKNILYKKRKEGRGVEFENQDIKIVLNDEGMPIEFYAEEKKESMAIIEELMLLANSQIAEKLSNYDGVIFRYHGLPDEYRFNNFKILAHTKGYNLKENPDKTYDIKGFIDNVKGKPEENLLIPVLLRSMTPSSYSIVNKSHFGLGLDYYTYFTSPIRRYADLLIHRIVKDTILSNKDVINEKLKNICKDSIESLSLLDKTSKKAEKYLIQIKAARYMKDRLGDEYYGAVSSITPKGIYVEIEGLEIEGFIEATYVGSNYRFYQDMQSVYVDKVKAYELGDRVKVLVASSNVENGKIFFSL
- a CDS encoding flagellar filament outer layer protein FlaA; this encodes MKRLSILITMLILTVAFLLFAQDAAQTGEQTTQNQGENGNNFVTEAITNYLIDDFEFANTWQASMPRDYGVVSIIRREGGPADVVAEGAENNKYILGAKVEYFRTGYPWFSVTPPRPVKIPGYTKELSVWVAGRNHNNKMSFYIYDVNGKPQSVGNEALNFMGWKNITVQVPANVRQEEFRGQVEQGISFMGIHVKVDPKDSYGKYYIYFDQLMAKTDMYLETYREEDDPLDTW
- a CDS encoding DUF2726 domain-containing protein; this encodes MAIIVLVLILFSILFLLSKSNYKQGYYRRNKYYKRHKKTEAERIQDITEQRLSNMETGNISIKKIMNIEETKIFYSMLNIFKDYNIYKQVSFKAFLDAEEDTYVWKSFRDFYCDFLITYKKGNKINEPIAVIEYDGAGHFGNTEDMKERIKNNDMIKELLINKAGMQYFIIKENDIKIDSKFIDDKKLESCLSDIMNSIKNDN
- a CDS encoding ATP phosphoribosyltransferase regulatory subunit produces the protein MSENNIVSKLTKIYEQYGYKKIKLSKFEDYNLYNNYKDFLQTEHILTFMNLNGNLQSLRPDVTLSIVKKVLKDNNKYTNKIYYIEDIYKIDSVSNEYEEIQQVGVEIIGTLSTYSNLEIISMAVDSLKSINDEYILEISSIDFMFSLIDELNLDEDKKLEILNFIYSKNKHDLEKTLISNNIDDKYKNNIISLIDLCGNYKEILKKIESIIINDKMQKAYDELKSLSAVFENYNNFDKILLDFSIESKLGYYNGIIFKGYIKGNNDAVLSGGRYDKLLAKFNAHTQNEKNKKNAIGFAVYMDKLYTNDIAKNEYDFDILILYKSGDEKILLSKVQSFIKENKKVRTDIYSDDYNTDYSYREKYIFENDDLINS
- a CDS encoding pseudouridine synthase, whose translation is MRLNKYIASLNLASRREADRLIQNGKVKVNGIVNTNPATQVDENDKVECSIEQYKEDKIYIKLNKPRGYVVSSNKNEGKPIYNLIKNDFDNIYPVGRLDKDSSGLILLTNDGVFAKQIIGENTNCEKEYYVKVNDSVPDGALKKLEYGISLDGQKLKPAKVKRVNKNSFHIILTEGKNRQIRRMCQTIGFEVIILKRLRISGILLGDLKEGSFTNLTKEEIDSILKNEL
- a CDS encoding flagellar filament outer layer protein FlaA, producing METRLLYNFETLDEWQPISNASRFMFRGDRTNENGVVMKYPNMRLFATKPYGMGNQSYNSTNSLSVSVSFFRKSYNFFDLVPTVQKIIPGKAQTFDVWVWGGNYDYTMEMIFEDYRGYTYTLPLGSIRYIGWRNMSTAVPSFIPQEEPYVPRAKGLRFMNFRFWSSPEERADNFVVLLDYFQTVTDTFREAYDGSDIETTLGQEVGGRSSEQYTEGGAKVVGEDGGNAGTTTEQPQEAQQ
- the hisG gene encoding ATP phosphoribosyltransferase, translating into MINIALPKGRLVNKVYTLFEKIGYENKELLEDNRKLVFENKDKNVRYLIVKPSDVGIYVEKGVADIGIVGKDILLENNHDVYELLDLKFGKCRVCMASVNGYKEDIERRLRVATKYVNISKNYFNSINRDVEIIKLNGSIELAPILNLSDVIVDIVETGSTLRENNLTVIKEIIDYISARLIVNKVSYKFKNDLIKTIVKNIEEVL